From Rutidosis leptorrhynchoides isolate AG116_Rl617_1_P2 chromosome 3, CSIRO_AGI_Rlap_v1, whole genome shotgun sequence, a single genomic window includes:
- the LOC139899294 gene encoding calcium-transporting ATPase 12, plasma membrane-type-like has product MLHSISTNTLTKSKKRWRRAYFTIYFSNTLASIAKNLVSTSLPEIITSPSYSVIEIIPQIVLPNKLDISEPLSDQPFYNVDQTMLTDTLKNKDMDTLRNLNGVKGLAKALETNLENGINGRDLEIRKNVFGSNTYKKAPPKGLLFFVIEAFKDLTILILMGCAALSLGFGIKEHGLKDGWYEGGSIFLAVFLVIVVSAISNFRQEKQFDSLSKISNNIKIDVVREGRRQKISIFDIVVGDIVVLGIGGQIPADGLFIDGHSLLIDESSMTGESEQIEVNGSGNPFLFSGSKVADGHCRMLVLSVGMNTNWGKMMSSITGDNNEQTPLQERLNKLTSSIGKVGLVVAFLVLVVMLIRYFTGHTKDENGNREYNGKRTSINEIFDSVTSIFSAAVTIVVVAIPEGLPLAVTLTLAYSMKRMMSDQAMVRKLSACETMGSATVICTDKTGTLTMNQMTVTKFWVGFENIEPRGSNVIALQVRELLKQGVGFNTTGTVFRSGSKGLLEFSGSPTEKAILSWAVMDMDLDMNELKENSSVIHVETFNSKKKRSGVSIKRKIDNSVHVHWKGAAEMVLEMCSSYYDSDGCVHIIDNDSRRQLERVIEGMAASSLRCIAFAHKQVLEGSGLIESGLTLLGLIGLKDPCRPGAKKAVETCRSAGVDIKMITGDNVFTAKAIATECGILESSEVVNGEVIEGVEFRNYTDHERMQKVEKIRVMARSSPFDKLLMVQCLKRKGHVVAVTGDGTNDAPALKEADIGLSMGIQGTEVAKQSSDIVILDDDIASVSTVLMWGRCVYNNIQKFIQFQLTVNVAALVINFIAAVSSGDVPLTAVQLLWVNLIMDTLGALALATERPSKELLNKPPVGRVEPLITNIMWRNLFAQSLFQVIVLLTFQFRGKDIFNVNERVKNTIIFNTFVLCQVFNEFNSRKLEKMNIFKGILKNRLFIGIIGMTIILQILMVEFLKKFADTERLNWLQWGICVAIAALSWPIGWFVKMIPVPETPFLNYIKL; this is encoded by the coding sequence ACACTTTGGCATCCATCGCCAAAAACCTCGTATCCACATCACTACCCGAAATCATAACCAGCCCATCGTATTCGGTTATCGAAATCATCCCACAAATCGTTCTTCCAAATAAACTCGATATCAGTGAGCCACTATCTGATCAACCTTTCTACAACGTTGATCAGACAATGCTCACTGATACATTAAAAAACAAAGACATGGACACGCTTCGCAACTTAAATGGCGTCAAAGGCTTAGCAAAAGCGCTCGAAACTAATCTTGAAAACGGAATCAACGGTCGAGATTTGGAGATTAGAAAGAACGTGTTTGGATCGAATACTTACAAAAAGGCGCCTCCTAAAGGTTTACTTTTTTTTGTTATTGAAGCTTTTAAGGACTTAACGATTCTTATACTAATGGGATGCGCTGCATTATCGCTTGGTTTTGGTATCAAAGAACACGGATTAAAAGACGGATGGTACGAAGGTGGGAGTATATTTCTTGCTGTGTTTTTAGTAATTGTTGTGTCTGCAATTAGTAACTTTCGACAAGAGAAACAGTTCGATAGTTTGTCGAAAATTAGTAACAATATTAAGATTGATGTGGTTAGAGAAGGCAGAAGACAAAAGATATCGATATTCGATATAGTGGTTGGAGACATTGTCGTTTTAGGTATCGGTGGTCAAATTCCAGCTGACGGGTTGTTTATAGACGGGCATTCGTTGTTAATCGACGAATCGAGCATGACGGGTGAAAGCGAGCAAATAGAGGTGAACGGGTCGGGCAACCCGTTTTTGTTCTCGGGTTCTAAAGTGGCGGACGGGCATTGTCGAATGCTGGTGTTATCGGTTGGGATGAACACTAATTGGGGGAAAATGATGAGTTCGATAACGGGTGATAATAACGAGCAAACGCCGTTACAAGAACGTTTAAACAAATTAACGTCTTCGATTGGAAAAGTAGGTCTTGTGGTTGCTTTTTTAGTCCTTGTTGTTATGTTGATTCGTTACTTTACGGGACACACGAAAGACGAGAATGGTAACAGGGAGTATAACGGTAAACGAACGAGTATTAACGAGATATTTGATTCGGTTACGAGTATATTTTCGGCTGCTGTAACGATCGTTGTAGTGGCTATACCCGAAGGTTTACCGTTAGCTGTTACGTTAACGTTAGCTTACTCGATGAAACGAATGATGAGTGATCAAGCTATGGTTCGGAAGTTATCCGCTTGTGAGACAATGGGTTCGGCTACTGTTATATGCACCGATAAAACCGGgactttgactatgaatcagatgACGGTTACAAAGTTCTGGGTTGGGTTCGAGAACATCGAACCACGTGGGTCCAATGTTATCGCGTTACAAGTTCGCGAACTTTTAAAACAAGGAGTCGGGTTTAATACCACGGGGACGGTTTTCAGATCCGGTTCTAAAGGGTTACTCGAGTTTTCGGGTTCACCAACTGAAAAGGCGATTTTATCATGGGCCGTAATGGATATGGATCTGGATATGAATGAACTGAAGGAGAATTCAAGTGTGATTCATGTTGAGACGTTTAATTCAAAGAAGAAACGAAGTGGGGTTTCGATTAAAAGGAAAATCGATAACTCAGTTCATGTACATTGGAAAGGAGCTGCGGAAATGGTTCTCGAAATGTGTTCGAGTTATTATGATAGCGACGGGTGTGTACATATAATAGATAACGATTCAAGAAGACAATTAGAGCGTGTAATCGAAGGAATGGCAGCAAGTAGTCTAAGATGCATTGCTTTCGCGCATAAGCAGGTTCTAGAAGGTTCGGGTTTGATTGAAAGTGGGCTAACGTTACTCGGGCTTATTGGGCTGAAGGATCCATGTAGGCCTGGAGCCAAAAAAGCTGTAGAAACTTGTAGGTCTGCAGGGGTTGATATAAAGATGATAACTGGAGATAATGTTTTCACTGCAAAAGCCATAGCGACCGAATGTGGAATTCTCGAATCGAGTGAAGTAGTTAACGGAGAAGTAATCGAAGGTGTCGAGTTTCGTAACTATACAGATCACGAAAGGATGCAAAAGGTCGAAAAAATCCGCGTGATGGCACGATCGTCACCTTTTGATAAGTTGTTAATGGTGCAGTGTTTGAAAAGAAAAGGTCACGTGGTTGCTGTTACTGGTGACGGGACTAACGATGCACCAGCACTTAAAGAAGCCGACATTGGACTTTCGATGGGGATTCAAGGGACTGAAGTCGCAAAACAAAGTTCGGATATCGTTATCTTAGATGACGATATAGCTTCTGTTTCGACTGTACTCATGTGGGGACGATGCGTTTACAATAACATCCAAAAGTTTATTCAGTTTCAACTGACTGTAAACGTTGCGGCTTTAGTGATCAACTTTATTGCAGCGGTTAGTTCCGGTGATGTTCCGTTAACCGCGGTTCAGCTTTTGTGGGTTAATTTGATCATGGACACATTGGGTGCACTCGCGTTAGCTACAGAACGACCCAGTAAAGAGTTACTAAACAAGCCGCCAGTTGGGCGGGTCGAGCCACTGATCACAAACATTATGTGGAGAAACCTATTTGCACAATCATTGTTTCAGGTTATCGTTTTGTTGACATTTCAGTTCAGGGGTAAGGACATATTCAACGTGAACGAGCGAGTGAAGAACACGATTATCTTCAATACGTTTGTGTTGTGTCAAGTGTTTAACGAGTTCAATTCAAGGAAGCTGGAGAAGATGAATATATTTAAGGGCATTCTTAAAAACCGATTGTTTATCGGAATCATTGGGATGACTATTATTTTACAGATTTTGATGGTTGAGTTTTTGAAGAAATTTGCAGATACAGAGAGGTTAAATTGGTTGCAGTGGGGAATTTGTGTTGCAATTGCAGCTCTATCATGGCCTATTGGATGGTTTGTGAAGATGATACCGGTACCAGAGACACCATTTTTAAACTACATTAAACTCTAA